A window of Candidatus Binatia bacterium contains these coding sequences:
- the rlmD gene encoding 23S rRNA (uracil(1939)-C(5))-methyltransferase RlmD encodes MTHREGSQVTPEVDPVPAQEFADSGPRPSPAATVRRGDRLELEVTGLAFGGAALAKVDGFVIFVENALPGDRVAATVFRRKRQYAEARAEAVLRPSPARVTPRCEHVPICGGCRFQDLDYAEQLRHKERQVEECLAHLGGLTAAVRPVVPAPERFHYRNKMEFSFGSDASGALTLGLHRRGFFDRSFDLGRCHIARPVASEIVAETRAWARSEGLEPYDTRRHTGLLRFLAVREGIRTGQVMVNLVASAPHPSFAGFAERITAGFPSIASVVLNLTRRKAQIAVGEEERVLAGRDRIEERLGDLVFEISSASFFQTNTEQGERLLETAMEGLELRGDERVLDVYSGTGTFTLPIARRAREAVGIESSEAAVRDARRNAERNGIENVRFVRAEAAEALREERGSPDAVLVDPPRAGLHPAVARRLIEMGAPRLVYVSCNPATLGRDLALFCEERYRLSWVRPVDMFPHTAHIECVAALARV; translated from the coding sequence GTGACCCACCGCGAGGGCTCCCAGGTGACCCCCGAAGTCGATCCCGTCCCGGCACAGGAATTCGCCGATTCCGGCCCCCGCCCGAGCCCCGCCGCGACCGTCCGGCGAGGCGACCGGCTGGAGCTGGAGGTGACCGGGCTCGCCTTCGGAGGAGCGGCGCTCGCGAAGGTGGACGGTTTCGTGATCTTCGTCGAGAACGCGCTGCCGGGGGACCGCGTCGCCGCCACCGTCTTCCGCCGAAAGCGCCAGTACGCCGAGGCGCGGGCCGAGGCGGTCCTCCGTCCTTCCCCCGCGCGCGTGACGCCGCGCTGCGAGCACGTGCCGATCTGCGGCGGGTGCCGCTTCCAGGACCTCGACTACGCGGAGCAGCTCCGCCACAAGGAGCGGCAGGTGGAGGAGTGCCTCGCCCACCTGGGGGGCCTCACGGCCGCCGTGCGCCCCGTGGTCCCGGCGCCGGAGCGCTTCCACTACCGGAACAAGATGGAGTTCTCCTTCGGCAGCGACGCCTCCGGCGCGCTCACGCTGGGGCTGCATCGCCGCGGGTTCTTCGACCGGAGCTTCGACCTCGGCCGCTGCCACATCGCCCGGCCGGTCGCGAGCGAGATCGTCGCGGAGACCCGCGCCTGGGCGCGCTCCGAAGGGCTCGAGCCCTACGACACGCGCCGCCACACGGGACTCCTCCGATTCCTCGCCGTGCGCGAGGGGATCCGTACGGGGCAGGTCATGGTGAATCTGGTCGCCTCGGCGCCGCACCCCTCCTTCGCGGGATTCGCCGAGCGGATCACCGCCGGCTTCCCGTCGATCGCCAGCGTCGTGCTGAACCTGACGCGGCGGAAAGCGCAGATCGCGGTGGGCGAGGAGGAGCGCGTGCTTGCCGGGCGGGACCGCATCGAGGAGCGCCTGGGGGATCTCGTCTTCGAGATCTCCTCCGCCTCCTTCTTCCAGACCAACACCGAACAGGGGGAGCGCCTGCTGGAAACCGCGATGGAGGGGCTGGAGCTTCGCGGCGACGAGCGGGTGCTCGACGTCTATTCGGGGACCGGCACCTTCACGCTGCCGATCGCGCGCCGTGCCCGGGAAGCGGTCGGCATCGAGTCCTCCGAGGCGGCGGTGCGCGACGCGCGGCGAAACGCCGAACGGAACGGGATCGAAAACGTCCGGTTCGTGCGGGCGGAAGCCGCCGAAGCGCTGCGCGAGGAGCGCGGCTCCCCGGACGCGGTGCTCGTCGACCCCCCGCGCGCGGGACTCCATCCCGCCGTGGCGCGGCGGCTGATCGAGATGGGCGCGCCGCGCCTCGTCTACGTCTCGTGCAACCCGGCGACCCTGGGGCGCGATCTCGCGCTCTTCTGCGAAGAACGGTATCGGCTCTCGTGGGTCCGGCCGGTCGACATGTTTCCGCACACCGCGCACATCGAGTGCGTCGCGGCGCTGGCGCGGGTCTGA
- the lon gene encoding endopeptidase La, whose product MLQCDVPSEIPVLPLMSTIVFPLGVTSIQVRIEQSKALLRDHSDPDTLVALVYSPAKREEEIRPEDLSRVGLSARVIRILNLPGGNVQVTLEGLRRVAVEEFLRVEPYLVARVTCPEEPVRDPEQVHTLIQRILKALRTLSQVDSGYPAELDNIFSMNLGDPGLFADTVASIVRFPLETKKRVIEALDVQERLSLVAEAIDSEIARLSVAEDVVRRTSAQMEKTQREFFLRQQLMEIRRLLGEDDPQEMLVRQILDRSDSLALPSHVRSVVQEEASRLRLLPPTAQESGVIRNYVEWVLSLPWTRDKPHDIRLEDVQRRLNEEHFGLEKVKERILEYLSVLKLKNDMHGPILCFAGPPGTGKTSLGASIARAMGRSFVRMSVGGVRDEAEIRGHRRTYVGSRPGKILRSLRDARSSSPVFMIDEIDKLGHDSDGDPASALLEVLDPEQNQHFVDHFIEIPFDLSDVLFITTANVLDFIPGALLDRLEVITIPGYMEEEKLEIARRHLVPRESKEHGLAATDIAFDDAALIKIIREYTREAGVRQLERAIDTFCRKAARQRTTGYTGDWRFSVADVEPILGPPYIVPDVAEGHAEVGVATGLAWTATGGDLLLIEALKMRGAGRVIVTGQLGDVMKESVQAAHSYVRARAELLGINPQLFDDYDLHIHFPEGAVPKDGPSAGITIVMAIASALAEAPIRNDVAMTGEVTLRGKVLAVGGLKEKVMAAYRAGIKTVVFPADNQKDLVEIPESIRSKLTFVAVSTVDEVFQHAFAGVAERIAQLEARRKAREALKARKGKAAKEKAARRSNGKAPRRARLPKAAGATQDGKPARGKNGRNGPASRPPHRSR is encoded by the coding sequence ATGCTGCAATGCGATGTCCCCTCCGAAATTCCGGTGCTCCCTCTCATGAGCACCATCGTCTTTCCCCTCGGCGTCACCTCCATCCAGGTCCGGATCGAGCAGTCCAAAGCCCTCCTTCGCGACCACTCCGACCCCGACACGCTCGTGGCCCTGGTCTACAGCCCGGCCAAGCGGGAGGAGGAGATCCGGCCGGAAGACCTGAGCCGGGTGGGACTCTCGGCCCGGGTCATTCGCATTCTCAACCTCCCCGGCGGAAACGTGCAGGTGACGCTGGAGGGATTGCGCCGGGTCGCCGTCGAGGAGTTCCTGCGCGTGGAGCCCTACCTGGTCGCCCGAGTCACCTGCCCCGAGGAGCCGGTCCGGGACCCCGAGCAGGTGCACACCCTGATCCAGCGCATCCTGAAAGCGCTGCGGACTCTGTCTCAGGTGGACTCGGGCTACCCGGCCGAGCTGGACAACATCTTCAGCATGAACCTGGGAGACCCCGGGCTCTTCGCCGACACCGTTGCCTCGATCGTCCGCTTCCCGCTCGAGACCAAGAAGCGGGTGATCGAGGCGCTCGATGTCCAGGAGCGCCTCTCCCTGGTGGCCGAGGCGATCGACTCCGAGATCGCGCGCCTGAGCGTGGCCGAGGACGTCGTCCGGCGCACCAGCGCCCAGATGGAGAAGACCCAACGCGAGTTCTTCCTCCGCCAGCAGCTGATGGAGATCCGCCGGCTCCTGGGCGAGGACGACCCCCAGGAGATGCTGGTCCGCCAGATCCTGGACCGTTCGGACAGCCTGGCGCTCCCCTCCCACGTGCGGTCGGTGGTCCAGGAAGAGGCGAGCCGTCTCCGCCTCCTGCCTCCCACCGCGCAGGAGTCGGGAGTGATCCGGAACTACGTCGAGTGGGTCCTGTCGCTCCCCTGGACGCGCGACAAGCCGCACGACATCCGGCTGGAGGACGTGCAGCGCCGGTTGAACGAGGAGCACTTCGGCCTGGAGAAGGTGAAGGAGCGGATCCTCGAGTACTTATCCGTCCTCAAGCTGAAGAACGACATGCACGGTCCCATCCTCTGCTTCGCGGGACCCCCCGGCACCGGCAAGACCTCCCTCGGCGCCTCGATCGCGCGCGCGATGGGGCGCTCGTTCGTGCGGATGAGCGTGGGCGGCGTGCGCGATGAGGCCGAGATCCGCGGGCACCGGCGCACCTACGTCGGATCCCGCCCCGGGAAGATCCTCCGATCCCTTCGCGACGCGCGCTCCTCCAGCCCCGTGTTCATGATCGACGAGATCGACAAGCTGGGGCACGACTCCGACGGCGACCCCGCGTCGGCGCTGCTCGAGGTGCTGGACCCGGAGCAGAACCAGCACTTCGTGGACCACTTCATCGAGATCCCCTTCGACCTCTCCGATGTCCTCTTCATCACGACGGCCAACGTGCTCGACTTCATCCCCGGCGCCCTCCTCGACCGGTTGGAAGTGATCACCATCCCCGGCTACATGGAGGAGGAGAAGCTGGAGATCGCGCGGCGCCACCTGGTGCCCCGGGAATCGAAGGAGCATGGGCTGGCCGCGACCGACATCGCTTTCGACGACGCGGCGCTGATCAAGATCATCCGCGAGTACACGCGCGAGGCGGGCGTGCGGCAGCTGGAGCGCGCCATCGACACCTTCTGCCGCAAGGCGGCGCGGCAGCGCACGACCGGGTACACCGGCGACTGGCGCTTCTCGGTCGCGGACGTCGAGCCGATCCTGGGCCCTCCCTACATCGTTCCCGACGTGGCGGAGGGGCACGCCGAGGTGGGCGTGGCCACCGGCCTCGCCTGGACGGCGACCGGTGGAGACCTGCTCCTCATCGAGGCGCTCAAGATGCGCGGCGCCGGGCGCGTCATCGTGACCGGACAGCTCGGCGACGTGATGAAAGAGTCGGTGCAGGCCGCCCACTCCTACGTTCGCGCGCGCGCGGAGCTGCTCGGGATCAACCCGCAGCTGTTCGACGACTACGATCTCCACATCCATTTCCCGGAGGGAGCGGTTCCCAAGGACGGTCCCTCGGCTGGGATCACGATCGTGATGGCGATCGCTTCGGCGCTGGCCGAGGCGCCGATCCGAAACGACGTGGCGATGACGGGAGAGGTGACCCTCCGCGGCAAGGTGCTCGCCGTGGGCGGACTCAAGGAAAAGGTCATGGCCGCCTATCGCGCGGGGATCAAGACGGTCGTCTTCCCCGCGGACAATCAGAAGGACCTGGTCGAGATTCCCGAGTCGATCCGCTCCAAGCTCACCTTCGTCGCGGTGAGCACCGTGGACGAAGTCTTCCAGCACGCTTTCGCCGGCGTGGCCGAGCGGATCGCCCAGCTCGAGGCGCGGCGCAAGGCGCGCGAGGCGCTCAAGGCGAGGAAGGGGAAGGCGGCGAAGGAGAAGGCGGCGCGGCGGAGCAACGGCAAGGCTCCGCGACGCGCGCGCCTCCCCAAGGCTGCGGGCGCCACGCAGGACGGCAAGCCGGCGCGCGGTAAGAACGGCCGGAACGGACCGGCGTCGCGCCCGCCTCATCGTTCCCGGTAG
- a CDS encoding HAMP domain-containing sensor histidine kinase, with the protein MNVDAPGVTPRPRISLLLKITVLTSLPILGIMMAALLLVNHRLAGEVNRNVAADLQRAALAFENQMEREGENLERVGVVVARDPKFFALLTLPRGDRKDADFQATLLGVARDFQHDAEAPLFDVTDEHGTLLARAGQGDDAAGRAPGAGADRSRWPLVREALAGRAARGYLVEGERAYRVAVVPIVVDGALAGTLTLGRTIDAALAERLKATTRSDVVFVVNGTASIRTTLRSSLAGRLAALPQSPGVVQVADGEHRFLALAGRLEGPTAGGRVGFALLRSLDQETAVLGRVGRELTIAGAALIVVALLVGILVSTGVTRPVRRIVEAANAMRGGNYDLPLDIRSADEMGTLAAHFEAMRAAQRHEIERLEEIDRMKSDFIAIASHEILTPVTTIRAFADLMGEGAAANDTELQREGFRAIREAAGSLTRLARDLTNMSLIDRKRLPLRLASADLGLVAEEVAVRTIALAAERRQAVSLSIEPELLHPRVDADYLRQALTNIAQNAVRFTRDGGSIEIGARRNGAAIEIYVADSGIGISKDDFERIFSKIVELKDVNLHSSGTTEFNSSGLGLGLSIARGIVEAHGGEIRVESELGRGSTFTISIPAEGSLDQAA; encoded by the coding sequence ATGAACGTCGACGCCCCGGGCGTGACACCGCGACCGCGGATCTCGCTGCTCCTCAAGATCACCGTCCTCACCTCCCTTCCGATTCTCGGCATCATGATGGCCGCGCTCCTCCTCGTGAACCATCGCCTGGCGGGAGAGGTGAACCGGAACGTGGCCGCCGACCTCCAGCGCGCCGCGCTCGCCTTCGAGAACCAGATGGAGCGGGAGGGGGAGAACCTCGAGCGCGTCGGCGTGGTCGTGGCGCGCGATCCCAAGTTCTTCGCGCTCCTCACGCTTCCGCGCGGAGACCGGAAGGACGCCGACTTCCAGGCCACGCTGCTCGGCGTGGCGCGGGACTTCCAGCACGACGCCGAGGCGCCGCTCTTCGACGTGACCGACGAGCACGGGACACTGCTCGCGAGGGCCGGGCAGGGCGACGATGCCGCCGGCAGAGCTCCCGGCGCGGGCGCCGACCGGTCCCGATGGCCGCTGGTGCGCGAGGCGCTGGCGGGGCGCGCCGCGCGGGGATATCTGGTGGAAGGGGAGCGCGCCTACCGCGTGGCCGTGGTCCCCATCGTCGTGGATGGCGCGCTCGCTGGCACGCTGACCCTGGGGCGCACCATCGACGCCGCGCTGGCCGAGCGCCTCAAGGCGACCACGCGCAGCGACGTGGTCTTCGTCGTGAACGGAACCGCCTCGATCCGCACGACGCTCCGGAGCTCCCTGGCCGGGCGGCTCGCCGCGCTTCCCCAGAGCCCGGGCGTGGTCCAGGTGGCCGACGGCGAGCATCGCTTCCTCGCGCTCGCCGGCCGGCTGGAAGGGCCGACCGCCGGCGGACGTGTCGGCTTCGCGCTCCTTCGGTCCCTGGACCAGGAGACCGCGGTCCTCGGACGCGTGGGCCGCGAGCTCACGATCGCGGGCGCGGCGCTCATCGTGGTCGCCCTCCTCGTCGGCATTCTCGTCTCGACCGGCGTGACGCGGCCCGTCCGGCGGATCGTCGAGGCCGCGAACGCGATGCGCGGCGGAAACTACGACCTTCCCCTCGACATCCGGTCGGCCGACGAGATGGGGACGCTGGCCGCCCATTTCGAGGCGATGCGCGCGGCGCAGCGCCACGAGATCGAGCGCCTCGAGGAGATCGACCGCATGAAGTCCGACTTCATCGCGATCGCCTCCCACGAGATCCTGACCCCGGTCACCACGATCCGGGCGTTCGCCGACCTCATGGGCGAGGGGGCCGCCGCGAACGACACCGAGCTGCAGCGGGAAGGGTTCCGGGCGATCCGCGAGGCCGCGGGGTCGCTGACGCGGCTGGCGCGCGACCTCACGAACATGTCGCTGATCGACCGCAAGCGCCTTCCGCTCCGGCTCGCTTCCGCCGACCTGGGCCTCGTCGCCGAGGAGGTGGCGGTGCGGACCATCGCGCTCGCCGCCGAGCGGCGCCAGGCCGTCTCCCTGTCGATCGAGCCCGAGCTGCTCCATCCCCGCGTGGACGCGGACTACCTGAGGCAGGCGCTGACCAACATCGCCCAGAACGCCGTGCGCTTCACGCGCGACGGCGGCTCGATCGAGATCGGTGCCCGCCGGAACGGCGCGGCCATCGAGATCTACGTCGCCGACTCGGGCATCGGGATCTCGAAGGACGACTTCGAGCGCATCTTCTCGAAGATCGTGGAGCTGAAGGACGTGAACCTGCACTCCTCGGGAACGACGGAGTTCAACTCCTCGGGACTCGGCCTGGGCCTCTCCATCGCCCGCGGCATCGTGGAAGCGCACGGCGGCGAGATCCGGGTGGAAAGCGAGCTGGGGCGCGGGAGCACGTTCACGATCTCGATTCCGGCCGAGGGATCGCTGGACCAGGCCGCATAG